From Chitinophagaceae bacterium:
TCTATTAATAAATATTCCGAACCATCTTCTCTATTTACACATATATCTAATCTTCCCGAAGTCCCATGACCAGATGGATATACTTTTTCTAATATTATATTTTCGGGTTTATAACCTTTTTCAAGTAATTTATCTACACATTCTAAAACTACGGAATCTTCGGGTTTGGTAATCTTTTGAATGTATTTATCGTAAACTTTAATTTTGCCACCGTAATCAATAATTTCTTTTTCAATATCAATTTCAATAGCATAATCATTTGTATATTTTTTAATATATACAGATGCGGAATTTTCTTTGGGTAAAAAATTAAGTAATTTCAGTTGTAATAAGATATACTGAGACATACGATATAAGTTATGAGTTGTGAAGTATATGATTCAAATAATATATATAAAATAAAAGGTAACTATGTATCTACAACTACCTTTGTGTCTTTTGTGTAACAATAAAAAATATACCGCAAAGGTCTACTTTAAAATGGAAAGGCATGATATTTTATTATATGTTTGGGTAAAGTGAGTAATTTATTATTCATTATTCATAATTAAAAAAAGGGATAAGGCGGTTGGTAAAAGGGTTTAGTATTTCCAAAAGGGTATTTGGAAAGATTCCTAAGAGAAGTATTAAGATAATAAGTGGTATAAAGAGTATCCATTCCTGTGTAGTAATGTCTTTGAGGATAAAAGATGTGGGTTTATTTTTGAGAAAAAACTTTCCTAAGAACATTCTTTGAAGGGTCCATAGATAATAGGTTGCTGATATGAGTAATCCAAAAACAGCAATTATAGTAAACCATACGGAGAGAAATTTATTAGAATGACTGGAAATAAAAGTTCCGAGTAAGACAAAAAATTCTGCTATAAAAGCGCTGAGTCCTGGTATTCCTAATGCGGCAAAAAAGAAGAAGAAGGTTATTTGAGAGTAATTTTTTATATGGGAAGCGAGGCCGCTGAAGTTTTCTATGTCTTTGCTGTCGGTTCTTTCTTGAATAATTCCTACTAAAAAGAATAAGCCCGCAGCAATAAATCCATGGGAGACCATTTGAAAGATTGCACCCGCAAGTCCTTCTTGGGTACCTGATGCTATTCCTAATATAACAAATCCCATTTGTGATACGGAGGAATATGCTATCATTTTTTTGAGGTCTTTTTGAGCAAGGGCGTTCAGTCCTGCATAAATAATAGATATTACAGCTAGTATTCCTAATAAAGATGCGGATGTTTTGAGCATATCGGGGAAAATAGGGAGAGCAATTCGGATAATTCCATACCCACCCATTTTTAATAAGATCGATGCGAGTATTACAGAAACAGGAGTTGGTGCTTCTACGTGAGCATCTGGTAACCAAGTGTGAAAAGGAAAGAGAGGAA
This genomic window contains:
- a CDS encoding NADH-quinone oxidoreductase subunit M, which translates into the protein MSFPILSTLIWIPILGIILLFFIPKKQTKYVEYIPVFITGIQFLLTMVMTLFWYKKNTENEVFQFIEKKKWISLPLGDMGTMEINYYLGVDGLSLPILCMSSLVLLLVSFYCLRKTYSKNFFYLFFLECIAIYGTFLSLDFFLFYVFFELVLLPMYFLIGIWGGEKREYASIKFFLYTLLGSLFILMVMICLAFSITKDTSNPLPQYTFDIIKMTNPASFLPNSLLSLENETLIMGISLRKIAFLLLCLGFSIKLPLFPFHTWLPDAHVEAPTPVSVILASILLKMGGYGIIRIALPIFPDMLKTSASLLGILAVISIIYAGLNALAQKDLKKMIAYSSVSQMGFVILGIASGTQEGLAGAIFQMVSHGFIAAGLFFLVGIIQERTDSKDIENFSGLASHIKNYSQITFFFFFAALGIPGLSAFIAEFFVLLGTFISSHSNKFLSVWFTIIAVFGLLISATYYLWTLQRMFLGKFFLKNKPTSFILKDITTQEWILFIPLIILILLLGIFPNTLLEILNPFTNRLIPFFNYE